A stretch of Podospora bellae-mahoneyi strain CBS 112042 chromosome 5, whole genome shotgun sequence DNA encodes these proteins:
- a CDS encoding hypothetical protein (EggNog:ENOG503PQYH) yields the protein MIHLDDLAKSNGSKPTNTPECCNFPCKGPLKKNLQKQLPPPSCITASTFPFHQQAAIVHFTLLLPTSALCLSRSKIPWPNAKRKHHKMFTYTLVSALIGGASLALASPAPLITPAPIYERQSESALELKCQAHYESMMARAPDLPHEHPIIQWMNQPENLKLFTDYTDIKAMCAARWGKSTLEPPSSLASQWSSYMSEAQMFAISMKAPAYELSAMGCPSVIAAAGGLLAITEEVSCSRAYKAYMDAVPYLTATDGDDFATTGPTPTNVLAPSTTAPGSSEETDVSGNDSEDEGADGNGNGGSEEGSTETTSISTAGGPRETGHVAVAAAAALAVVGAMAAL from the coding sequence ATGATCCACCTGGATGACCTTGCCAAGTCCAACGGctccaaaccaaccaacacccctGAATGTTGCAATTTCCCATGCAAAGGTCCATTAAAAAAGAACCTACAAAAACAGTTGCCACCCCCATCGTGTATCACAGCCTCCACGTTCCCTTTCCACCAGCAGGCAGCCATCGTGCATTTCACTCTTTTACTTCCCACATCCGCACTTTGCCTCTCACGATCCAAAATACCGTGGCCCAAcgccaaaagaaaacatcaCAAAATGTTCACCTACACGCTCGTCTCAGCCCTCATCGGCGGCGcatccctcgccctcgcctccccagctcccctCATAACCCCAGCACCAATCTACGAGCGCCAGAGCGAAAGCGCTCTCGAACTCAAGTGCCAGGCCCATTATGAGTCCATGATGGCAAGAGCCCCCGATCTCCCACATGAACACCCAATCATCCAATGGATGAACCAGCCCGAGAACCTCAAGCTATTCACCGACTACACCGACATCAAAGCAATGTGCGCCGCCAGATGGGGCAAAAGCACTCTGGAACCGCCCTCTTCTCTCGCGTCCCAGTGGTCCAGCTACATGTCCGAGGCTCAAATGTTTGCCATCTCCATGAAGGCCCCTGCGTACGAGCTGTCCGCCATGGGCTGCCCTTccgtcatcgccgccgcTGGAGGACTGCTGGCCATCACTGAGGAGGTCTCGTGCAGCCGAGCGTACAAGGCGTACATGGATGCCGTGCCGTACCTTACCGCTACTGATGGTGACGATTTCGCTACCACCGGCCCGACTCCGACAAACGTTCTTGCGCCTTCAACCACGGCGCCCGGGTCAAGTGAGGAGACAGATGTCAGCGGGAatgacagcgaggatgagggcgCTGATGGGAACGGAAATGGTGGTagtgaggaggggagcacCGAGACGACCAGCATATCCACCGCTGGTGGCCCAAGGGAGACTGGACatgtggctgttgctgccgccgccgctctcGCCGTTGTCGGTGCCATGGCTGCGCTGTAA
- a CDS encoding hypothetical protein (EggNog:ENOG503NZUS; COG:V), whose product MILPTSSSSTSCPSIPANTTTMSKGLALITGINGFIAARTALTFLQAGYRVRGTARSLHSTKPLLSAISAELVANLEIVEVPDITIPGAFDQAIKGVTTVAHLASPIFLTSTAPGPVLKAAVEGTQRVLESALSEPTVKSFTLMSSVAAIIDTESANTHYDESNWNESSERLVWELGNEVPGYILYFASKTAAEKALWKFRDEHKPAFKIAAVNPVYVAGPPVVVPESRDKIHGTTKLISDVYSGTELAKSGLPGAFPSYVDVRDVARVILFGAENPEKVDGERFLLSGYHVPAQAVADILRERYPEREGVIEKGEPGQGYEKGYGYPKERVYDGSKVVRVTGEGYIPWEKTVVDFVESVKAIL is encoded by the coding sequence ATGATCCTGCccacatcgtcatcatcaaccagctGTCCATCTATTCCCGCCAACACGACCACCATGTCCAAAGGCCTcgccctcatcaccggcatAAACGGCTTCATCGCCGCCCGCACCGCCCTCACCTTTCTCCAAGCCGGCTACCGTGTCCGCGGCACGGCCCGCTCCCTCCACTCCACCAagcccctcctctccgccatcTCGGCCGAACTAGTTGCCAACCTCGAGATCGTCGAAGTCCccgacatcaccatccccggAGCATTCGACCAAGCCATCAAAGGCGTCACCACCGTCGcccacctcgcctcccccatcttcctcacctccaccgcccccggACCCGTCCTCAAGGCCGCCGTCGAGGGAACTCAAAGAGTCCTCGAGTCAGCCCTCAGCGAACCCACCGTCAAATCCTTCACCCTCATGAGTTCGGTCGCTGCCATCATCGACACCGAGTCCGCCAACACCCACTACGACGAGTCAAACTGGAATGAGTCCTCAGAGAGGCTTGTCTGGGAGCTGGGCAACGAAGTTCCAGGGTATATCCTCTACTTTGCCAGCAAGACCGCCGCTGAAAAGGCCCTCTGGAAGTTTAGAGATGAGCACAAACCAGCCTTCAAAATCGCGGCTGTCAACCCCGTCTATGTCGCTGGCCCACCCGTTGTTGTGCCGGAGTCAAGGGACAAGATTCACGGGACGACAAAGCTGATCAGTGATGTTTACTCTGGCACTGAGCTGGCTAAGTCGGGGTTGCCTGGGGCGTTTCCCTCGTATGTGGATGTGAGGGATGTGGCGAGGGTGATATTGTTTGGGGCGGAGAACCCGGAaaaggtggatggggagaggtttTTGTTGAGTGGGTATCATGTTCCCGCTCAGGCGGTGGCGGATAtcttgagggagaggtatcctgagagggagggggtgattgagaagggggagCCGGGGCAGGGGTATGAGAAGGGGTATGGGTATCCCAAGGAGAGGGTCTACGATGGAagcaaggtggtgagggttaCGGGAGAGGGGTATATTCCTTGGGAGAAGACTGTTGTTGATTTTGTGGAGAGCGTCAAGGCAATTTTGTGA
- a CDS encoding hypothetical protein (CAZy:GH5; EggNog:ENOG503NYXA; COG:G), with amino-acid sequence MAYLLFWILAFAAITVTASDNPLDTILPLITWAGVNWPLSRETMIPEGLEHASADSILDRIASAGFNFIRMPYAIEMIDLFYLNNQTDTPFPQTLISALGPDNGALITSQILLHNPIWTRNTTLFKIWSDIVRVAARKNLYIHPDAHVSKAEWCCSQTDGNAWFGDEHFDIENLTRGLGYVAE; translated from the exons ATGGCGTACCTTCTATTCTGGATCCTGGCCTTCGCCGCAATAACCGTTACCGCGAGCGACAATCCTCTCGACACGATCCTCCCTC TAATCACATGGGCGGGCGTCAACTGGCCCCTCAGCCGAGAGACCATGATCCCCGAAGGCCTGGAACACGCCTCTGCCGATTCCATCCTCGACCGCATCGCCTCCGCAGGCTTTAACTTTATTCGAAT GCCCTACGCAATCGAAATGATCGACCTCTTctacctcaacaaccaaaccgACACTCCCTTCCCCCAGACTCTCATCTCTGCCCTCGGCCCAGACAACGGcgccctcatcacctcccaGATTCTCCTCCATAATCCCATCTGGACGCGTAACACGACACTGTTCAAAATCTGGTCTGACATTGTCCGCGTCGCCGCCCGAAAGAATCTGTACATCCACCCCGACGCGCACGTCTCAAAGGCGGAGTGGTGCTGCTCCCAGACCGACGGGAATGCCTGGTTTGGGGACGAGCACTTTGATATTGAGAACTTGACGCGAGGGCTGGGTTACGTAGCCGAATGA
- a CDS encoding hypothetical protein (EggNog:ENOG503PQYH) translates to MLAYTLVSALAGASLVLANPAPAPAQAPAITAAPIFNRRQSESALKLECHAQLASIQARKPEPSDKLEDWMASANEAKNGNSLGDVLNICYAIYDKEMPDPPSSLQSEWSTYRLAQASYASSIGPAVSSLKAKCPKDMAFDFLFVAMSDMDSCHTAFAAMSLPDSDLLTTSPSPSRTVIVAPTTTIGPSEEAGAGGKDTESKEGSAQSTDTSTAAGARETGYVAVAVAAAVVAIAGGMVVV, encoded by the coding sequence ATGCTCGCCTACACGCTCgtctccgccctcgccggcgcatccctcgtcctcgccaacccggccccggccccggcTCAAGCCCCAGCCATCACCGCGGCACCCATCTTCAACCGCCGCCAGAGCGAGAGCGCTCTCAAGTTGGAATGCCACGCTCAGCTTGCCTCCATACAGGCGCGAAAGCCAGAGCCCAGCGATAAACTTGAGGACTGGATGGCTAGCGCGAACGAAGCCAAAAACGGCAACAGCTTGGGCGACGTGCTCAACATCTGCTACGCCATTTATGACAAAGAGATGCCGGATCCCCCTTCGTCTCTTCAGTCCGAGTGGTCCACCTATCGCTTGGCCCAGGCCAGTTACGCCAGTTCCATCGGGCCTGCTGTATCCAGCCTCAAGGCCAAATGCCCCAAAGACATGGCTTTTGACTTCTTGTTCGTTGCTATGAGCGACATGGACTCGTGCCACACGGCGTTTGCTGCCATGTCGCTCCCCGATTCCgatctcctcaccacctccccaagccCATCTCGCACCGTCATTGTCgcgcccaccaccaccatcggccCAAGCGAGGAGGCAGGTGCCGGCGGGAAGGATACCGAGTCGAAGGAGGGAAGCGCCCAGTCTACCGACACATctactgctgctggtgccaGAGAGACAGGATAcgtcgctgtcgctgtcgctgCCGCCGTTGTCGCTATTGCCGGTGGCATGGTTGTGGTATAA
- a CDS encoding hypothetical protein (EggNog:ENOG503PEV2; COG:S), whose product MLSISAFIASGLALASVAHGAPEFASIRSDQPDVSSYATVPITWELPVKADDPAGATVEVTGTIEEAIAQMDATYPGWNETFQAHLPPPPTVDSGAFDLAALDDPESYICKLDQWKEAGQLSILRGIEYLRGLTGSAKNGPGPGECGRVSCSWQSAIWWCNDNDTEKEVGWNDIADGTLYILQKCSRDAQYVKGQAFYKDKWNVIVRYDNDSC is encoded by the exons ATGCTTTCCATCTCCGCTTTCATTGCCAGCGGCCTGGCTCTCGCCAGT GTTGCCCACGGCGCCCCTGAATTCGCATCCATCCGCTCTGACCAGCCCGATGTTTCTAGCTACGCCACCGTTCCCATCACCTGGGAGCTCCCCGTCAAGGCTGACGACCCTGCTGGCGCTACTGTCGAAGTGACCGGCACCATCGAGGAGGCTATCGCCCAGATGGATGCCACTTACCCCGGCTGGAACGAAACTTTCCAGGCTCAcctgccccctccccctaccGTTGACAGCGGCGCCTTTGATCTTGCGGCTCTTGATGATCCCGAGTCCTACATTTGCAAGCTTGACCAGTGGAAGGAGGCTGGCCAGCTTTCTATTCTCCGCGGCATTGAATACCTCCGTGGTCTGACTGGCTCGGCCAAGAACGGCCCCGGCCCTGGCGAGTGCGGTCGTGTTTCCTGCTCTTGGCAGTCGGCTATTTGGTGGTGCAACGAC AACGAcacggagaaggaggttggctGGAATGATATTGCCGATGGGACTTTGTACATCCTCCAGAAGTGCTCTCGGGATGCCCAGTATGTCAAGGGTCAGGCTTTCTACAAGGACAAGTGGAACGTGATTGTTCGTTATGACAACGACAGCTGTTAA